Below is a genomic region from Rhododendron vialii isolate Sample 1 chromosome 5a, ASM3025357v1.
GATCTTTCACGCACTACAAATTCAAACGGTCACAACTTCTAAGCCAAGAGAAGTACATTGATCTAGGAAATACTGCGTACTGGAATTCACAACTAGTTAAATTCCTCTTACCATCTGGATATCACCAAGGGCTGCTGAACATGCAGCATTTTCTGGATCTACATTAACATAGTTCTCTTTGCAACTTCTTCTTGCATTCTGAAAAAAGCATAAATTGTAACAATTACCACAagagcataaaaaataaaataaaaaaccttgTAACAAAAGGTTTCTtgtctcaaaagtcaaaacttgGCGTGCCTCAAAATCCATCTGTTTTGAGATCCGAGTACATCATGCGGACATGAGTGTAACGAGGAACCGTAACACAGATTTTAAGGATAAAAGATCGTTGACCCAAAAACACCTATTGCCTATCCTAGCCCGATTTAATGAGCCTTTACAATTGCAGATTTTGATTCACCTCATAGATCTCATCCGATATTAGTGCCATCCCATGAGCAAATTGAACTCTTGAGTTCGTATCAATACTTGAATCAGTCACTGGGCTCCCAATCAAATACCCCTGACACCATTACAAATAATATTGATCATATAATACTCGGAACCATAATGCAGCAGTAAATTtcatagacaaaaaaaatgagtcaaATGACTAACTAAAAGTCATCAACATCTAATAAGATCATGTACCTTGATATTCAGATACAGTTTGTCTTTGTCTTTGTTACCTGAAAATCGATAGTTTAAACGCCAAAAATGAGCTATAATTTGAAGAGTAAAAAATGATCGTCGTGATAATAAGATTACCATCTATTATCTTCTTAGTGATCAATGGAATCAGAATGCCAGCATAAGAATCACCGGCGATAAATAGTCGGACAGAGAGAAATTGTGGGTGTTCAATTATCCACtgcatcatgttcagaaaacaaaaagtgaaTGAACGACCAAGTTTTCCATGGCTTCCCTAGAAACTTTTGACTACTTTTGCAAGGTGCCCATGCCAGTGGTACAGCAACAAAAGTAGTTGTATTCACATCGTTGTCAAAATCAAGCTATGAAATTTGAAGTGACTCTGAGCTAGttcataaatcaaaattttacgCTTGGCCAACTTGACAACATCTTTACCTTCTTCCAATTCAATTCTCAAATATTATGTTGCTTGTTCAATCTCATGGCCCCCACATACAGCAAAACCGGAGAGAGGTGGTAGTGACGGACTCATCAATTGTTTTCTAACTCACCTTCCTGAGGAACTGGTAGGAATGTTCAGCTGATTTTGTGTCCGATGAAAGCCAACCTTCTGGGTTTCTTGCATAGGAGAAACCAGTGCCCACAGGTGAATCAAGAAATATCATGCTAGCAGCCTGTTTTATCGCGCACTTAAGAACAAATTACACCAGAGACCAaaagagatgaacaaaacaaaagaaacattgTAAGAAATTCACCTTCGTCCATGTATAGGGgtaatatttcaatttcggtAACCCTCCAGTATAGTTTTCAAAGTCAAACTCCATTGGACCTTAACAAAAATATCAAGTGTTAAGGTCACATAGACAGAGTTGTCCACATAATTAGCTATCACAAAATGCCAAATACTACTCACAAATtcgaaatgacaaaaaaaaaaaaaaagaaagctgaGAACATTCTAGTTGTGCTTAGTTGCATGTTTTACTGATTTAAAAGAGGCAACTTAATGAAATAACGATAACATAAGTTGTAGAAAAAGGAGAcatgattagtcgaggtgcatgtAAACTCGCCTGGACACCtgagatattaaaaaaaaaaaaaatggggtaaGTACTTCAGCTAATCTCTGGAGAGCGCACACACTGTTGAAGCTAAACCAAGAAGCAAGAATGAGGAAAAAACCAAGGGGGAAACTTTGAATGATTAATTTACTCTGAAAATGTTGGACAATAAGTCTCGGGCCATCTCAACAGATATACATGACAATGTGAAAAGTTCCAAGAAAAACTGATCAAAGAACGGTAGAATTTTGTTATCCATTCATCATTTCCTGCCTTACGTGAGAAAGGAGAACCGGATAATTACACACCTGCTTCATAAATGAGTCCACTGAAAGAACTACAGCCAGGACCACCCGTTAGCCAAAGAAAGAGAGGGTCCTCTTGAGGGTTCCCTTCTGACTCAACGAAATAGTAGAACAACTCTGAATTGTCAACGCTAATGTATCTGATGACAACAAACTCATAATATAAGCACAAACAACTTCCCTTTTTCAACTGAAAGCACAAACGAACACTTTACCTTTGTCAACTCAAAGCACAAACCAACACTTCTATTTTTCAACTCAAACAAGATCTAAAATTGAAAATCACAGATCCTTGAAAAGACAAACGAAACAgggaatggaaaagaaaagaaaaggcttACCCTGTCTCGAGTTTGAAAGGAAGTTCACCATCATATCCAGGTAAAAACTTGATGATCTTGCCACTTAGGACTGCTTGCACTGAGAATACCAGCATAACCAGCAAATGGATATGCAACCACCTGATCCAACTGTACGTACCACTGCATGACTCAGTCAGAAGCTGCATCTGAGAGGCAGCAGCTGCTGCTTCTGCTTGTACCATATGAAGGACTATAAGAGCTAATGAAGCCAACAATTATAGAAAATCTAAGCCAAATAACCTATATGTTCTTTTGGTTTGTACTTCAACCAAACTTAAGGTGTAGTATACAGGACTAAGGGTGTGCTCATTAATACACTAATAGCTCATTAACCAATTTCTAATTTGCTTTTTAAATTAAGGTTTACTTTGAAAGGACAATTGAAGCAAAGTTTTCTTTTGTCTCTTCTAAGTGGCGTGTTCTGTCTCTTATTTCCTTCTCATCCTTTTAAGTGGTGAGACAATCATCTAAACTTTCAGACatatcttcttcattttcatcaaccctttttttctcttccatcAAATGCTTAATCTTTCATTTCTCccttttgtttcctttctcCCTCCCTGAACATTTATTTAAGGGCCCAAATATTAAGGTTAGTTTCACCTAATGCAGCTTCCCTTGTCTAGCAGTTCCATGCAAAATTAGTAATCACATCATAGAAAACAATAAGTAAATACGAGAGGGAGTGGGGTGGGAATCATTCATATTGCCTTATCAAATAGCATTGTTTGTTTGGGCGCTTATGTGTTAAGGCAGCATTATTCCAACCAACTAGCATACATCCCTAGTTGTTGGGACCTTCATACTTATCTTCTCCAACCCTAACGGGAAAATTGAAAACCCTGAGGCAGACCATAGAACAAGGAGATAGGTTTAACTCATTTTACTCTTGATATCAGAGTTAGCCACTTTCGCTTCCTAACTCTTAAAAGAATTAGTGTACTGCAGCCAAACCTCCTTAACATTATAAGAAACATGTGGTGAACAAAATGTGCTTGAAGATGTAAACTAGCAAGCTCAACTAAAGCCGAGGCAAAATACAGTATGAACTAGCCCAACACAGGAATTGATAGCAGCAGGTGGGAGTCGAGGTCCAGATCAAAGGCTTAAGAGGCCCCTAGTTCTATGACGTATGAACCAAACCAAGCCGAGCCTTTTGTTGCAATCAATTAGGGTCGTctacatgaatcctatttttccattgagctctattCACGACTACATGCTCTATGGGTTGTTATTGTTGGTCGCGAGCAAACATCTTGCAAAAGCGGGTCGAACTGTGACACTTGGGGCCTGCTACGCTTTAGCATAAGGAAATAAAGTTGCGCCTTTACCACTACCAGCGGCTGCGGGTTTTGGTAAGATGGTAAATGCTTGATCCTAACAATTTGTATCAGAGCCAAGGTCACGGGTTCGATTCCCCTGGATGGCATGCTGCTTGCGGGCAGGTGCCAGGGGGATTGTTGGTTGCAAGCCAACATCCTGCCCAAGTGGGTCGAACAGTGACGTTTGGGACCAGCTGTGCTTTAgtataagaaaataaagttgCGCCTTTACCAATTACCACTACTTGCGGGTTTTGGTAAGATGGTAAGTGCTTGATCCTAACAATTATAAATCATGCCAGCTCGTTTCCCAACCACTACCGCTCACTTTGCAACCAGGTGACTGCCACTGCACCAACCCCTAGGTGTTAACGTGAGAAATGCCTATAGGCTATAGCTAATCTCACGCAAaagtttttccaaaattaaaggaaCTATTTTTTCTTCAGTTCTAAAAACTCGAACGAAGTCACCAAAACACCAAATCTCAGCTAAATCATACTGAATATCAGTAATACCCTATAAGAATGACAATCAGACCTCAAACATCTTAACCAACACATGGTGACCAGAATGTGCTTCAAAAAAGTGAGCCAACAAAATACCCGTCTTATTGTTACCTAAATCAAGCTAATCTCAAGCAAAGCTTTCACAAAAATTAAGGACAACAATTTTCTTGGATGTGCATTTCCACTATATCATTAGACTACAGGTTAATGgcaatagtcaagttgtttccagtaaatgatattttagttgatatatgtgtGGAAAATGACTTGCCTAGAAATTCATGACAACATGGGTTTTAGTCCATTTCTGTATAGTTTAGCGGAACGACCCCTCAACTCAAACCAATTCATCAACCaaatctcaataaaatctattAGTGAATCCTAGGTCTCTTCTAAGCGTAACACAGCCCTTTTCTactctctcatttctttctcgTCATCTAAGGTATGAGATAAGCATCTCCACCTTCTATTatatctatttctttttccttggcccttttcttcttctttttgggatGAAATTAAGCTTCTAAAATTCTAATAACCAAAAACTCAAGATATACATAGGAGCTCGATATCTGCCccaaaaaggaaagcaaagAGATGGTGAGTAACCATCAAAATACTTAATCTGTCTCCATCTCCCTCCAACTTCCTAatctctccttttctctctcttctactcatcatttttttaatacacAACTACTGAGGTTAGGTTCATCTACTGCAGTTTTAAATTCTCAAGACAATAAAATTGCCCAGCGTGAAGGGGTGATCATACATATCATATAACCTTATCAAAAGATCAATGCTGCCTTCTTATCTTTTCCAACCGACGTGGAACAATCAAATACCCTAAAGCAGCCATTAAAGAAGGAAATATAGCTCGTAAATAGACGAGAGaagcattttaacaaacacatggtGCTCGAAGAAAATACCCATAGCTAATCTCAACTAAAAGCTTTGGCCAAAATTTAAGCATACTGGTAACATTTTGGTCAGTTTTCAAACCTCGAACTGAGGAATGAACGAAATCTCGGTATGTACAGATCGATACTTGTAGGCATGTGCACTCAGGTCCATTTTCAGCGTAGAGTATTTGCTCGTCCGTCCGagtatttttcaaatttgtttgcGTAGCCGATGAGTTGACTTCTGCTTTACGGGAACAAAACGTGCGTGCGTGCGTGCGTTGCGTTGTAGGGTGTcgtagataaaatacatttttttaatgtattttacatatatactttttttttgttttttacatatatacatttttttatgtattttacatatatacattttaaattaaatagaaattttatattttgagcagaccaaaatctccaaaatttCCAACCGGACCGATCCCACACGAATCGAACTCAACTCCGATCGGGATCTGTCCTAGAAATACTTGGACCAAGTCGAATCGGTATTCGAAAATTTCaccccaaaccaaaccgaactaAAATCACCCCTACTTGAGGTTGAGGTGGTTGTTACTAGTAAAATGTTATGAGTACGTTGTGCTCTGATTTGcaaattgtttttcaaaaactcaaattGGATAGAGTATCTCCCGTGGCAAAATCCAATTTTGACCTTAATTTATTACTCGGTGAACTGTGAAACCGGACTGAACTGATCCAATCCATATCTTTTGGAATTTGTCTTtagattaatggtccggacacggattcaaaattaaaaaaccgtggGATATGGATTAGGAttgaattttcatttgaaaaccGCAGATTATCCGAACCGAACCGtgatatattaaaaaataaaaaataaaaaatatagaatatatatatatgtaacatgtagtaaataataataattttacacctatttttataaattactcagtaattatataaaaatctactttgatgttttttttttttctattgaagTACTTCCTTAccactgtgtttttttttaaagttctttggtgtgttttattttattcaagtactttgttaGAATTGCTTTTTTCATTGAAGTACTGTAATGTGTAATGTGTAATGTGTAATGTGTTTACTTTTTTATTCAAGTACTGTAATGTATTTACTTTGCTGAGAACTATTGAATTATTGAGTTACTGTAATGTGTAATGTGTTACTTTTATTAAAATACTTGTTTTTACTTTGCTGGAAACTATTGAATTTTAcatagaaa
It encodes:
- the LOC131327983 gene encoding serine carboxypeptidase-like 17 gives rise to the protein MVQAEAAAAASQMQLLTESCSGTYSWIRWLHIHLLVMLVFSVQAVLSGKIIKFLPGYDGELPFKLETGYISVDNSELFYYFVESEGNPQEDPLFLWLTGGPGCSSFSGLIYEAGPMEFDFENYTGGLPKLKYYPYTWTKAASMIFLDSPVGTGFSYARNPEGWLSSDTKSAEHSYQFLRKWIIEHPQFLSVRLFIAGDSYAGILIPLITKKIIDGNKDKDKLYLNIKGYLIGSPVTDSSIDTNSRVQFAHGMALISDEIYENARRSCKENYVNVDPENAACSAALGDIQMCVKDLFDGDILKPNCDLFSPEIGENPDRRSLEEGASKFLQSQSMNPRAWCTDFVLQHSSIWQNDDSVQEALHVRKGTIPHWKRCNNSILYTIDVVSVVSVHKELSRSALEVLVESGDHDMIVPYMGTLKWIKSLNLTLVDNWRPWFIDHQVAGYTMKYSDHGYRLTFATVKGAGHPAPQFYRRECYYLFDRWVNYNPN